A genome region from Polyodon spathula isolate WHYD16114869_AA chromosome 19, ASM1765450v1, whole genome shotgun sequence includes the following:
- the LOC121294530 gene encoding ras-related protein Rab-8B-like yields MPAPDYLGIDFKIRTIELDGKKIKLQIWDTAGQERFRTITTAYYRGAMGIMLVYDITNEKSFENIKNWIRNIEEHASSDVERMILGNKCDMNDKRQVSKERGEKLAIDYGIKFLETSAKSSINVEEGFYTLGRDIMTRLNRKMNDNSASGGGGPVKITESRSKKSSIFRCTLL; encoded by the exons gaattgattttaaaatcaggACGATAGAATTAGATGGAAAGAAAATTAAGCTTCAGATCTG GGACACAGCAGGACAAGAGAGGTTCAGAACAATTACAACAGCATACTACAGAGGAGCCATG GGCATCATGCTGGTTTATGACATCACAAATGAGAAGTCTTTTGAGAACATAAAGAACTGGATAAGGAATATTGAAGAG CACGCATCTTCAGATGTCGAGAGGATGATCCTGGGTAACAAGTGCGACATGAACGACAAAAGACAAGTgtcaaaagaaagaggagaaaag CTAGCAATAGATTACGGGATTAAATTCTTGGAAACGAGCGCCAAATCAAGCATAAACGTGGAAGAG GGATTCTACACACTCGGAAGAGACATCATGACAAGACTTAACAGAAAAATG AATGACAACAGCGCATCAGGTGGAGGAGGTCCTGTGAAAATAACAGAGAGCCGATCAAAGAAGAGCAGCATCTTCCGATGTACTTTACTCTGA